AATTACCACAATTACAAACGTGTTCTTCGCTTCACTCGCAGGTTATGCCTTCGCCAAGCTTAAGTTCCCGGGGGACAAAGCGATCTTCTGGGTCCTGCTCAGCACAATGATGATTCCTGCCCAGGTTACGCTGATTCCCCTGTATATTTTGATGGTGAATGTGTTCAACATCGGGGATACCTACACGGCGATCATCTTGCCGACGGCAGTCAGCGTGGGAAATATCTTTCTCATGAAGCAGTATATGTCCTCCCTTCCCACTTCACTTATTCACGCGGCACGGATTGATGCCTGCAGCGAGTTCGGGATCTTCTGGAAGGTCATACTGCCGATGGCGAAGCCGGGACTGGCCGTCCTTGCGATCTTCAGCTTCGTTGCCTCGTGGAATGAGTTCTTCTGGCCGTTCCTTATTACGAATTCAAGCGATATGCGGACTATACAGGTCGGGCTGGCTTCCTTCGTGTTCGGTGATGCGTCCGATTTTGCCGCCATGATGGCGGGAGCGACCGTGGGCGCTCTGCCGATGATTATTCTGTTCTTCTCCCTGCAGCGCTATTTCCTGCAAGGCATTACTATTGGAGCCGTTAAAGGCTGATACGTGAAAGGAGGAATACCTATGGCACGGGTGGAGTTTCGACAAGTACGCAAGCAATTTAGTGATGACAAAAAAGGGACCTTTACCGCAGTAGCGGGCTCCGACTTCGTTATTGAGGATCA
This sequence is a window from Paenibacillus urinalis. Protein-coding genes within it:
- a CDS encoding carbohydrate ABC transporter permease: MKLQKRSVLLILAAVIILLWAIVTIIPLYWMLVGSVQDTKVSATFRPQMIPEVISMTPYERFFGKTDAWRWLWNSFVIAAITTITNVFFASLAGYAFAKLKFPGDKAIFWVLLSTMMIPAQVTLIPLYILMVNVFNIGDTYTAIILPTAVSVGNIFLMKQYMSSLPTSLIHAARIDACSEFGIFWKVILPMAKPGLAVLAIFSFVASWNEFFWPFLITNSSDMRTIQVGLASFVFGDASDFAAMMAGATVGALPMIILFFSLQRYFLQGITIGAVKG